The Nocardioides humi genome includes a region encoding these proteins:
- a CDS encoding DUF6907 domain-containing protein, whose amino-acid sequence MTDREAPTWLTEPCPAWCEREHLEDDHPEDRYHQSAVVQVPVVAGPRAIPMTARLVPLEMTVRIGRHLGERRVWLALEPAEGGAPSLVLSAESGSVLAAAIDEVLAGLG is encoded by the coding sequence ATGACGGACCGAGAGGCACCCACCTGGCTCACGGAGCCCTGTCCTGCGTGGTGCGAGCGCGAGCACCTCGAGGACGACCATCCGGAGGACCGCTACCACCAGAGCGCGGTGGTCCAGGTGCCGGTGGTCGCCGGGCCCCGGGCGATCCCGATGACCGCGCGGCTGGTCCCGCTGGAGATGACGGTCCGGATCGGCCGCCACCTCGGCGAGCGCCGCGTCTGGCTCGCCCTGGAGCCCGCCGAGGGAGGGGCGCCGAGCCTGGTGCTGTCGGCGGAGTCGGGGTCGGTGCTCGCGGCGGCGATCGACGAGGTCCTCGCCGGCCTCGGCTGA
- a CDS encoding helix-turn-helix domain-containing protein, which translates to MARRRRADISWTAYAVELGRNLHSARTATGLSQERVAHLAGIAGFTYQKYEKGESKPGTPMNPQLQTLVSLSQVLEVPLLELLPDWDPDLKAAPR; encoded by the coding sequence GTGGCGAGAAGAAGACGGGCGGACATCAGCTGGACGGCGTACGCCGTGGAGCTCGGGCGCAACCTGCACAGCGCGCGCACCGCGACGGGGCTCAGCCAGGAGCGGGTCGCGCACCTCGCGGGCATCGCGGGCTTCACCTACCAGAAGTACGAGAAGGGCGAGTCCAAGCCGGGGACGCCGATGAACCCGCAGCTGCAGACTCTGGTCTCGCTCAGCCAGGTGCTGGAGGTGCCGCTCCTCGAGCTGCTGCCGGACTGGGACCCGGACCTGAAGGCCGCCCCCCGCTGA
- a CDS encoding VOC family protein — protein sequence MALPRLRSIVLDTTDVPRLAEFYRRLLGWSYPEGYDIDELTDWRVIVGPSGERIAFQEVAELPPTTWPSPEVPQQLHLDLMADTRADLEENHRRAVELGAAVRLDRSDDPEEPLRVYADPAGHTFCLFTHDVD from the coding sequence ATGGCACTCCCACGGCTGCGCAGCATCGTCCTCGACACCACCGACGTGCCGCGACTCGCGGAGTTCTACCGCCGGCTCCTCGGCTGGTCCTACCCCGAGGGCTACGACATCGACGAGCTCACCGACTGGCGGGTGATCGTCGGCCCGTCGGGGGAACGGATCGCCTTCCAGGAGGTCGCCGAGCTGCCGCCCACCACCTGGCCCTCCCCGGAGGTGCCGCAGCAGCTCCACCTCGACCTCATGGCCGACACGCGCGCCGACCTGGAGGAGAACCACCGCCGCGCGGTCGAGCTCGGCGCCGCCGTACGACTGGACCGGTCCGACGACCCCGAGGAGCCGCTGCGCGTGTACGCCGACCCGGCCGGCCACACGTTCTGCCTGTTCACCCACGACGTGGACTGA
- a CDS encoding EamA family transporter: MDLTSTWWFWALLSAVFAALTAIFAKVGVKDIDSDVATFIRTIVILVTLGLILLTLGKFHSPGEISTRTWVFLVLSGLGTGASWICYFRALKVGDTSLVAPVDKLSVVLVALFGVTLLGERLSGLQWVGVAMVGGGAVLLVLSG; the protein is encoded by the coding sequence ATGGACCTGACGTCGACCTGGTGGTTCTGGGCGCTGCTGTCGGCGGTGTTCGCGGCGCTGACGGCGATCTTCGCCAAGGTCGGCGTGAAGGACATCGACTCCGACGTCGCGACCTTCATCCGCACCATCGTGATCCTGGTGACGCTCGGCCTGATCCTGCTGACGCTCGGGAAGTTCCACTCGCCGGGCGAGATCAGCACCCGGACCTGGGTCTTCCTCGTCCTGTCCGGGCTGGGGACGGGCGCCTCGTGGATCTGCTACTTCCGGGCCCTCAAGGTCGGCGACACCTCGCTGGTGGCGCCGGTCGACAAGCTCAGCGTGGTCCTGGTGGCCCTGTTCGGCGTCACCCTCCTCGGCGAGCGCCTCTCCGGACTGCAGTGGGTCGGCGTCGCGATGGTCGGCGGCGGCGCGGTGCTGCTCGTGCTGAGCGGCTGA